The Alphaproteobacteria bacterium genome contains a region encoding:
- a CDS encoding DUF2865 domain-containing protein, protein MRPRLAVQIASIIIALAALQVPASAQGFFDWFNQRQDDRYVRQNPYYGQRGESAQRQYTPQASAYADQGPIMQERGPASAPSIGGSTGRAVAYCVRLCDGRYFPMQRHSNATSIQLCNAFCPAAKTQVFNGSQIDHAVASNGARYANLENAFVYRQKIVDGCTCNGKDTFGLAKIDVASDPTLKSGDIIATGDNQKAALAAAANRNVRGTVTASAALRGNKAAKSGDPDAQERPED, encoded by the coding sequence GTGCGACCCCGCCTCGCAGTCCAAATCGCCAGCATCATTATTGCGCTTGCGGCTCTTCAGGTGCCTGCGTCCGCGCAGGGCTTCTTCGACTGGTTCAATCAGCGGCAAGATGATCGTTACGTGCGGCAGAATCCGTATTACGGGCAGCGCGGCGAGTCCGCGCAGCGCCAGTATACGCCGCAGGCGAGCGCTTACGCGGACCAGGGTCCGATCATGCAGGAGCGTGGCCCCGCCAGCGCACCCTCGATCGGCGGCAGCACCGGCCGTGCGGTCGCCTACTGCGTGCGGCTGTGCGACGGGCGCTATTTTCCGATGCAGCGCCACAGCAACGCCACCTCGATCCAGCTCTGCAATGCGTTCTGCCCGGCCGCGAAGACGCAGGTGTTCAACGGCTCGCAGATCGACCACGCGGTCGCCAGCAACGGCGCGCGCTATGCCAACCTCGAGAACGCATTCGTCTACCGCCAGAAGATCGTTGACGGCTGCACCTGCAACGGGAAAGACACATTCGGGCTCGCGAAGATCGATGTCGCGTCCGATCCGACCCTGAAATCCGGCGATATCATCGCGACCGGCGACAACCAGAAGGCCGCGCTCGCGGCGGCCGCGAACCGGAACGTGCGCGGTACTGTCACGGCCAGCGCCGCGCTGCGCGGCAACAAGGCGGCGAAGTCGGGTGATCCGGACGCGCAGGAGCGGCCGGAAGACTGA
- a CDS encoding RDD family protein, which yields MSDTNSSTAGQAAYARFLPRLRALILDSIILVVVLFAAMIVAVAIRSDNFVRPLGFAVMAFWLVYEPLLVAYAGGTLGHRWSNLRVVDDRTQGNVGLLQAIGRAVIKGVLGWLSFVTMLTTRRSQAVHDLITRSTVQIRDLSIAGPKLFVRERTEFANPLLPSWQRRTIVILVYMVIVSVLCFVIFGVLLHYGLFSDRCIDRNRCTRTEEITFNALGAVWVIGCIVMLVLGWRGKLYGARKG from the coding sequence ATGAGCGACACAAACTCGAGCACCGCCGGTCAGGCCGCCTACGCGCGCTTCCTGCCGCGCCTGCGCGCGCTGATCCTCGATTCCATCATTCTCGTCGTTGTCCTCTTCGCCGCCATGATCGTCGCGGTGGCGATACGCAGCGACAACTTCGTCCGCCCGCTCGGCTTTGCGGTCATGGCGTTCTGGCTGGTTTACGAGCCGCTGCTGGTTGCCTATGCGGGCGGCACGCTCGGGCACCGCTGGTCCAACCTGCGCGTGGTCGACGACAGAACCCAGGGCAATGTGGGTCTTCTGCAGGCTATCGGCCGCGCGGTGATCAAGGGTGTGCTCGGCTGGTTGTCGTTCGTCACCATGCTGACCACCCGCCGCTCCCAGGCGGTGCACGACCTGATCACGCGCTCGACCGTGCAGATTCGCGATCTTTCGATTGCCGGGCCGAAGCTGTTCGTGCGTGAGCGCACCGAATTCGCGAACCCCTTGCTGCCGTCGTGGCAGCGGCGCACGATCGTGATCTTGGTCTACATGGTGATCGTCTCGGTGCTCTGTTTCGTGATTTTCGGCGTCCTTCTCCACTACGGCTTGTTCTCGGACAGGTGCATCGATCGGAATCGCTGCACCCGGACCGAAGAGATCACCTTCAATGCGCTCGGCGCCGTATGGGTCATCGGCTGCATCGTCATGCTGGTGCTCGGCTGGCGCGGCAAGCTCTACGGCGCGCGCAAGGGCTAG
- a CDS encoding esterase: MATLATSSALAQNGGPIALRDMGSFHVGGKHLEVTGQPVKEIVFTPGGVPAKVDPNGKYQVEQMYAQYFLVQNRRGKLPLLMWHGGGLTGVTYETKPDGGPGWLNYFLRQGWDTYISDAMERGRSGWTDKFKGDPVFLPLGDPWERFRVGPIGSWNDDKAKRATYPGVQFPIDAYEQFMKQGVPRWVTTDEQIIAAYIELVDKVCPCVVLVHSQAGSFGFKVAEARPDKVKALVAVEPSGIGTRDKVAALKNIPIAVIYGDNAKEHPRWGQIRRNVAGYADAIKSAGGSVDFIDLPDIGITGNTHMAMMDKNSDQVAEVIQKWFERKGLVD, encoded by the coding sequence ATGGCGACGCTCGCCACCTCGTCCGCGCTCGCGCAGAACGGCGGGCCGATCGCGCTGCGCGACATGGGCTCGTTCCATGTCGGCGGGAAGCACCTCGAAGTCACCGGGCAGCCGGTCAAGGAGATCGTGTTCACGCCCGGCGGCGTGCCCGCCAAGGTCGACCCGAACGGCAAGTACCAGGTCGAGCAGATGTACGCGCAGTACTTCCTGGTGCAGAACCGGCGCGGCAAGCTGCCGCTCTTGATGTGGCACGGTGGCGGGCTCACCGGCGTCACCTATGAGACGAAGCCCGACGGCGGGCCCGGCTGGCTCAACTATTTCCTGCGCCAGGGCTGGGACACCTACATCTCGGACGCGATGGAGCGCGGCCGCTCCGGCTGGACCGACAAGTTCAAGGGCGATCCGGTCTTCCTGCCGCTCGGCGATCCGTGGGAGCGCTTCCGCGTCGGGCCGATCGGCTCGTGGAATGACGACAAGGCAAAGCGCGCCACCTATCCGGGCGTGCAATTCCCGATCGACGCCTATGAGCAGTTCATGAAGCAGGGCGTGCCGCGCTGGGTCACGACCGACGAGCAGATCATCGCGGCCTACATCGAACTGGTCGACAAGGTGTGCCCCTGCGTCGTGCTGGTGCACTCACAGGCTGGCTCCTTCGGCTTCAAGGTCGCCGAGGCGCGGCCCGACAAGGTGAAGGCGCTGGTCGCGGTCGAGCCCTCCGGCATCGGCACCAGGGACAAGGTCGCCGCGCTGAAGAACATCCCGATCGCCGTGATCTACGGCGACAACGCCAAGGAGCACCCGCGCTGGGGCCAGATTCGCCGCAACGTGGCAGGCTATGCCGACGCCATCAAAAGCGCGGGCGGCAGTGTCGACTTCATTGACCTTCCGGACATCGGCATTACGGGCAACACCCACATGGCGATGATGGACAAGAACTCCGACCAGGTCGCCGAGGTCATCCAAAAATGGTTTGAGCGCAAAGGTTTGGTGGACTGA
- a CDS encoding esterase gives MRALLALALGFVALPALADDDIVLRGMGSFHVGGRIAEVSGKEVRQIQRQPGGPMTKLDPNGQYMVEQMYVQYFLPKNRKGKYPLLMWHGGGLTGVTYESTPDGRDGWLNFFVRKGWDVYNSDAVERGRSGFASGDVWPDAPIFLTYQDPFERFRIGDGEGSWNADPAKRKLLPGSAFPAEAYESYMRQAVPRWLGTDKAIVAAYLALVDKICPCVMLLHSQGGTFGFQVAEQRPDKIKGIVAVEAASPGKLENAAKLKGVPVLQLFGDYVDQHPRWSTFKKADTAYGEAIKAAGGNADWINLPDIGIKGNSHMMMQDRNSDEIAEVIQKWLTAKGLAE, from the coding sequence ATGCGCGCGCTGCTCGCACTGGCGCTGGGGTTCGTTGCGTTGCCGGCGCTCGCCGACGATGACATCGTGCTGCGCGGCATGGGCTCGTTTCATGTCGGCGGGCGCATCGCGGAGGTCTCCGGCAAGGAGGTGCGCCAGATCCAGCGCCAGCCCGGCGGCCCGATGACCAAGCTCGACCCGAACGGCCAGTACATGGTCGAGCAGATGTACGTGCAGTACTTTCTGCCGAAGAACCGCAAGGGCAAATACCCGCTGTTGATGTGGCACGGCGGCGGGCTCACCGGCGTGACCTACGAGTCGACGCCGGACGGGCGCGACGGCTGGCTCAATTTCTTCGTCCGCAAGGGCTGGGACGTCTACAATTCCGACGCGGTCGAGCGGGGCCGCTCGGGCTTTGCCAGCGGCGACGTCTGGCCCGACGCGCCGATCTTCCTCACCTATCAGGATCCCTTCGAGCGTTTCCGCATCGGCGACGGCGAAGGCTCGTGGAATGCCGATCCCGCCAAACGGAAATTGCTGCCCGGCAGCGCCTTCCCGGCGGAGGCCTACGAGAGCTACATGCGCCAGGCAGTGCCGCGCTGGCTCGGAACCGACAAGGCGATCGTCGCGGCGTATCTGGCGCTGGTCGACAAGATTTGTCCGTGCGTGATGCTGCTGCACAGCCAGGGCGGTACGTTCGGCTTTCAGGTCGCCGAGCAGCGGCCCGACAAGATCAAGGGCATTGTGGCGGTCGAGGCCGCGTCACCCGGAAAGCTCGAGAACGCGGCGAAGCTGAAAGGCGTGCCGGTGTTGCAGCTCTTCGGCGACTACGTCGACCAGCATCCGCGCTGGTCGACCTTCAAGAAGGCCGACACGGCCTATGGCGAAGCCATCAAGGCGGCAGGCGGCAACGCCGACTGGATCAACCTTCCGGACATCGGCATCAAGGGCAATTCGCACATGATGATGCAGGACAGGAACAGCGACGAGATCGCCGAGGTGATCCAGAAGTGGCTGACCGCCAAGGGCCTCGCCGAATGA
- a CDS encoding phosphoenolpyruvate carboxykinase, translating to MKETGLRNGAHGAEKFGFKDLAGVHWNLPPEQLYEFALRGDEGNVVEGGAFCAETGIHTGRSPKDKFVVCDESTEKTIWWEKNGKLSPQQFDVLLNDFLEHARGKQLFAQDLYGGADPKYRIKARVFTELAWHSLFIRSLLIRPERKDLAAYVPDFTILCLPTFKADPKKHGVRSETVVALNLTKRMILIGGSFYAGEMKKSVFTTLNYYLPAESVMPMHCSANVGKDGDVALFFGLSGTGKTTLSADPNRTLIGDDEHGWGPHGVFNFEGGCYAKCIKLSREAEPEIYDATLRFGSVLENVVFDPDTRLVDFDNESKTENTRSAYPLEFIPNASRSGRAGQPKNLVMLTADAFGVMPPIAKLTPAQAMYHFLSGYTAKVAGTEKGLVGVQPEFSTCFGAPFLPRHPTVYGNLLRELIAVHNVDCWLVNTGWTAGRYGVGRRMPIKVTRTLLTAALDGSLRNAKFRTDPYFGFSVPTSVPGIEPHLLYPFKTWQNKSEFDKTARELVSMFQKNFVQFETHVEADVRDAQPEVRIAAE from the coding sequence GTGAAGGAAACGGGTCTGAGGAACGGCGCACACGGTGCCGAAAAATTCGGCTTCAAGGATCTCGCCGGGGTCCACTGGAATCTTCCCCCCGAGCAGCTTTACGAGTTCGCGCTTCGCGGCGACGAAGGTAACGTGGTCGAAGGCGGCGCGTTCTGCGCCGAGACCGGTATCCACACCGGCCGCTCGCCCAAGGACAAGTTTGTCGTTTGTGATGAGTCCACCGAGAAGACGATCTGGTGGGAGAAGAACGGCAAGCTGTCGCCGCAGCAGTTCGATGTGCTGCTCAATGATTTTCTCGAGCACGCCCGCGGCAAGCAGCTCTTCGCGCAGGATCTCTATGGCGGCGCCGATCCGAAATACCGCATCAAGGCGCGCGTCTTTACTGAGTTGGCCTGGCACTCGTTGTTCATCCGCTCGCTGCTGATCCGCCCCGAGCGCAAGGACTTGGCCGCCTACGTGCCGGACTTCACCATTCTGTGCCTGCCGACCTTCAAGGCCGACCCGAAGAAGCACGGCGTGCGCTCGGAGACCGTGGTCGCGCTCAACCTGACCAAGCGCATGATCCTGATCGGCGGCAGCTTCTATGCCGGCGAGATGAAGAAGTCGGTGTTCACCACGCTCAACTATTACCTGCCGGCCGAGAGCGTGATGCCGATGCACTGCTCGGCCAACGTCGGCAAGGACGGCGACGTCGCGCTGTTCTTCGGTCTCTCGGGCACCGGCAAGACCACGCTCTCCGCCGATCCGAACCGCACACTGATCGGCGACGACGAACACGGCTGGGGCCCGCACGGCGTATTCAACTTCGAGGGCGGCTGCTACGCGAAGTGCATCAAGCTCTCGCGCGAGGCGGAGCCCGAGATCTACGACGCGACGCTGCGCTTCGGCTCGGTGCTGGAAAACGTCGTGTTCGATCCGGACACCCGGCTCGTCGATTTCGACAACGAGAGCAAGACCGAGAACACCCGCTCGGCCTATCCGCTCGAGTTCATCCCGAATGCCTCGCGCTCGGGCCGCGCCGGCCAGCCGAAGAATCTCGTGATGCTCACCGCCGATGCGTTCGGCGTGATGCCGCCGATCGCGAAGCTGACGCCCGCGCAGGCGATGTATCACTTCCTCTCCGGTTACACCGCGAAGGTCGCCGGCACCGAGAAGGGGCTGGTCGGCGTGCAGCCGGAATTTTCCACCTGCTTCGGTGCGCCATTCCTGCCGCGACACCCGACGGTCTACGGCAACCTGCTGCGCGAACTGATCGCCGTGCACAACGTCGATTGCTGGCTGGTCAACACCGGCTGGACCGCGGGCCGCTATGGCGTCGGCCGCCGCATGCCGATCAAGGTGACGCGTACGCTCTTGACCGCCGCGCTCGACGGCTCGCTGCGCAATGCCAAATTCCGCACCGATCCGTATTTCGGCTTCTCGGTGCCGACCTCGGTGCCGGGGATCGAGCCGCACCTGCTCTATCCGTTCAAGACCTGGCAGAACAAATCCGAGTTCGACAAGACTGCACGCGAACTGGTGTCGATGTTCCAGAAGAACTTCGTGCAGTTCGAAACCCACGTCGAGGCCGATGTGCGCGACGCGCAGCCGGAAGTGCGCATCGCGGCGGAGTAA
- a CDS encoding carboxypeptidase regulatory-like domain-containing protein: MRALVSISFAALVAFVCSPGASSAPASEALTGQVSSSREGPMEGVLVSARRDGGSITVTVVSNETGRYSFPAQRLVPGRYTLSIRAVGYELAGPQAVDVGEAPARGDLTLRESSDLAAQLTNTEWFMSMPGTAEQKRPLIECMSCHTFERIARSTYDAEAMFGVLKRMPQYANNSTMERVQKRVAERHVNEEQVRKTADYLATVNLSGGAWKYELQTLPRPRGRATRAIITEYDLPRRTIAPHDVRIDAAGYVWYSNFVENFLGRLDPRSGEHTEFAYPVIKPGAPTGALALETDRDGNWWLSSMFQSGLFRFDTATRKFRHFPVPRELDSDAMQQSLLMPGQSHVDGKVWTNDVNRGVILRLDLTSGNYQLFDPFVGRKGRQHSPYGLVADAENNLYFMDFADESIGRVDAKTGSSALYPTPTPRSRPRRTMMDPQGRVWFAEFAANKVAMFDPAKEAFREWEVPTPHTYPYDVFLDRNGELWSGSMSSDRVLRFSPESGKSIEYLLPRPTNIRRVFVDNTTTPVTFWVGSNHGASIIRLEPLDERLD, encoded by the coding sequence GCTGGTTGCTTTCGTCTGCAGTCCCGGCGCCAGTTCGGCACCGGCGAGCGAGGCGCTGACGGGTCAGGTCTCCTCGTCGCGCGAAGGCCCGATGGAGGGTGTGCTGGTCAGCGCGCGGCGCGACGGCGGCTCGATCACCGTCACCGTGGTGTCGAACGAGACGGGCCGCTACAGCTTCCCGGCGCAGCGGCTTGTCCCCGGGCGCTACACGCTGAGCATCCGGGCAGTCGGGTACGAACTCGCAGGCCCGCAGGCCGTGGACGTCGGCGAGGCGCCCGCCCGCGGCGACCTCACCTTGCGCGAAAGTAGCGATCTCGCCGCGCAGCTGACCAACACCGAATGGTTCATGAGCATGCCCGGCACGGCCGAGCAGAAGCGCCCGCTGATCGAATGCATGAGCTGCCACACCTTCGAGCGCATCGCGCGCTCGACATACGACGCCGAGGCGATGTTCGGCGTGCTCAAGCGCATGCCGCAATACGCCAACAACTCGACGATGGAGCGCGTGCAGAAGCGCGTCGCCGAGCGCCACGTCAACGAGGAGCAGGTTCGCAAGACCGCCGACTATCTCGCGACGGTCAATCTCTCCGGCGGCGCGTGGAAATACGAGTTGCAGACACTGCCGCGGCCCAGAGGGCGCGCCACGCGCGCCATCATCACCGAATACGACCTGCCGCGCCGCACGATCGCCCCGCACGATGTGCGGATCGATGCCGCGGGGTATGTCTGGTATTCGAACTTCGTCGAGAATTTTTTAGGCAGGCTCGATCCGCGCAGCGGCGAGCATACGGAATTCGCCTACCCGGTGATCAAGCCCGGCGCGCCGACCGGCGCGCTCGCGCTCGAGACCGATCGCGACGGCAACTGGTGGCTCTCCTCGATGTTCCAGTCGGGCCTGTTCCGCTTCGACACGGCAACACGAAAGTTTCGGCATTTTCCGGTGCCGCGTGAGCTCGACAGCGACGCGATGCAGCAATCGCTGCTGATGCCGGGCCAGTCGCATGTCGACGGCAAGGTTTGGACCAATGACGTCAACCGCGGTGTGATCCTGCGGCTCGATCTCACGAGCGGAAACTACCAGCTGTTCGATCCGTTCGTCGGCCGCAAGGGACGCCAGCATTCGCCTTATGGACTGGTCGCGGACGCTGAGAACAATCTCTACTTCATGGACTTTGCCGATGAGAGCATCGGGCGCGTCGACGCGAAGACCGGCAGCTCGGCGCTCTATCCGACGCCGACGCCGCGTTCACGTCCGCGCCGCACCATGATGGACCCGCAAGGCCGCGTATGGTTTGCGGAGTTCGCCGCGAACAAGGTGGCGATGTTCGATCCCGCGAAGGAAGCTTTCAGGGAGTGGGAGGTGCCGACGCCGCACACCTATCCGTACGACGTATTTCTCGACCGCAACGGCGAACTGTGGAGCGGATCGATGTCGAGCGACCGCGTGCTGCGCTTTTCTCCGGAAAGCGGCAAGTCGATCGAATATCTGCTGCCGCGCCCGACCAACATCCGGCGCGTCTTCGTCGACAACACGACCACGCCGGTAACGTTCTGGGTCGGCAGCAACCACGGCGCGTCGATCATCCGGCTCGAACCGCTCGATGAGCGGCTGGATTAG
- a CDS encoding Flp family type IVb pilin, whose product MTELLKRFAADTSGATAIEYGLIAAGISVAIITVVQGLGTKLNTVFGNIKNKL is encoded by the coding sequence ATGACAGAACTTCTCAAGCGCTTCGCGGCGGACACTTCGGGTGCGACCGCGATAGAATATGGACTGATTGCCGCCGGCATTTCGGTGGCCATCATCACAGTGGTGCAGGGGCTCGGCACAAAGCTCAACACGGTGTTCGGCAACATCAAGAACAAGCTTTAG
- a CDS encoding amidohydrolase family protein — MAEAVPAAHAANYFSVRQDWLDRRKEPILEPELPIIDPHHHLWDRGGWRYLLDELLADTNSGHNILATVFVQARAMNRADGPEEMKPIGETEFVNGIAAMTASGIYGKIRACAGIVSHADLTFGSGVGKVLEAHERVGGGRFRGIRHIVAYDPDPQVRNPAFSSPPGVMADAKFREGFATLTRMGYSFDAWMYHPQIDELSALADAFPDAKIVLNHCGGPVGINAYRHKDVFPGWKTSIEALAKRPNVYVKLGGLGMRIGGFGFEKPADPPSSQALADAWKPYIDTCIAAFGPKRGMFESNFPVDKGSYSYPVFWNACKILAMGASAAEKADLFVGTAKRFYRLDGI, encoded by the coding sequence ATGGCCGAAGCGGTGCCTGCCGCGCACGCGGCAAATTATTTTTCCGTTCGTCAGGACTGGCTCGACCGGCGCAAGGAGCCAATCCTCGAGCCCGAGCTGCCGATCATCGATCCGCATCATCATCTCTGGGACCGCGGCGGCTGGCGCTATCTGCTCGACGAGCTGCTCGCCGACACCAATTCGGGCCACAATATCCTGGCGACCGTGTTCGTGCAGGCGCGCGCGATGAACCGCGCCGACGGGCCGGAGGAGATGAAGCCGATCGGCGAGACCGAGTTCGTCAACGGCATCGCCGCGATGACGGCGAGCGGCATCTACGGGAAGATCCGCGCCTGCGCCGGCATCGTCAGCCATGCGGACCTGACGTTCGGCAGCGGCGTGGGGAAAGTGCTGGAGGCGCACGAGCGCGTGGGCGGCGGGCGCTTCCGCGGCATCCGCCACATCGTCGCCTACGATCCCGACCCGCAAGTGCGCAACCCGGCATTCTCGTCGCCGCCGGGCGTGATGGCGGACGCGAAGTTTCGCGAGGGCTTCGCGACGCTGACCCGCATGGGCTACTCGTTCGATGCCTGGATGTATCATCCGCAGATCGATGAGCTCAGCGCGCTCGCCGATGCATTTCCCGACGCGAAGATCGTGCTCAACCATTGCGGCGGGCCGGTCGGCATCAACGCCTACCGGCACAAGGATGTCTTCCCCGGGTGGAAGACATCGATCGAAGCGCTGGCGAAGCGGCCGAACGTCTATGTGAAGCTCGGTGGGCTCGGCATGCGCATCGGCGGCTTCGGCTTCGAAAAGCCGGCCGACCCGCCGTCCTCGCAGGCGCTCGCCGATGCCTGGAAGCCCTACATCGACACCTGCATCGCGGCGTTCGGTCCGAAGCGCGGCATGTTCGAAAGCAACTTCCCGGTCGACAAGGGCTCGTACAGCTACCCGGTGTTCTGGAACGCCTGCAAGATTCTCGCGATGGGCGCGAGCGCCGCCGAGAAGGCGGATTTGTTCGTCGGTACCGCGAAGCGGTTTTATCGCCTCGACGGGATTTAA
- a CDS encoding cation:proton antiporter translates to MESSAAIEVAKHTLLSGGVILAVGTLTGLLAQKIKVPDVALFLVAGIAIGPHALGLIDIKADSGLNQIILLFGASYILFDGGASLRLEVLKQVWITIVVIATVGVVITAVITGLAAYYVLGLPLIVALLLGAVLSSTDPATLVPIFRQVHIRDRVAQTVMSESAFNDAMGAIITFGVLAVAMGKGEFSWIAALIDLVKQSAIGVLAGVALGYAAAFVIAHERFAFLAEYAPVVTLVAVIGAYFAADGMQASGFMAVFVFGIVIGNKDAFGFRMEPGEARKLDEYVATTSFIMRLFIFILLGAQVDFALIGQYLGGGIMVVVIFMLVARPVTVFLCAVPDRRARWSLNEMLFICWTRETGVIPAALAGLLLGMKAPGAQVIASVTFIAILMTILIQAPTTKWLAGRLGLLEEGQP, encoded by the coding sequence TTGGAATCGTCGGCCGCAATCGAAGTCGCCAAGCACACCTTGCTGTCGGGCGGCGTCATTCTCGCCGTCGGCACCCTCACCGGTCTGCTCGCGCAAAAAATCAAGGTTCCGGACGTTGCGCTCTTTCTGGTCGCCGGTATCGCGATCGGCCCGCACGCGCTCGGCCTGATCGACATCAAGGCAGACTCAGGCCTGAACCAGATCATCCTGCTGTTCGGTGCGAGTTACATCCTGTTCGATGGCGGCGCCTCGCTGCGCCTTGAAGTCCTGAAGCAAGTTTGGATCACCATTGTGGTCATCGCCACCGTCGGCGTGGTCATCACGGCCGTCATCACCGGCCTTGCGGCTTACTATGTGCTCGGATTGCCGCTGATCGTCGCGCTGCTGCTCGGCGCCGTGCTCTCTTCGACCGATCCTGCCACGCTGGTTCCGATTTTCCGCCAGGTTCACATCCGCGACCGGGTGGCGCAGACCGTGATGAGCGAGTCCGCTTTCAATGACGCGATGGGCGCGATCATCACCTTCGGCGTGCTGGCGGTCGCGATGGGAAAGGGCGAGTTCTCGTGGATTGCTGCGCTGATCGATCTCGTCAAACAATCGGCGATTGGCGTCCTGGCGGGCGTTGCCCTCGGCTACGCGGCGGCGTTCGTCATCGCGCACGAACGCTTCGCGTTCCTCGCCGAGTATGCGCCGGTGGTCACGCTGGTCGCGGTGATCGGCGCCTATTTCGCCGCCGACGGCATGCAGGCGAGCGGATTCATGGCCGTCTTCGTGTTCGGCATCGTGATCGGGAACAAGGACGCGTTCGGCTTCCGGATGGAGCCGGGCGAAGCGCGCAAGCTCGACGAATACGTCGCGACGACGTCTTTCATCATGCGGCTGTTCATCTTCATCCTGCTCGGCGCGCAGGTCGATTTCGCCCTGATCGGCCAGTACCTCGGCGGCGGGATCATGGTGGTGGTCATTTTCATGCTCGTCGCGCGCCCCGTGACGGTGTTCCTCTGCGCGGTTCCGGACCGTCGCGCCCGGTGGAGCCTCAACGAGATGCTGTTCATATGCTGGACGCGCGAAACCGGTGTGATCCCTGCCGCGCTCGCCGGCCTGCTGCTCGGCATGAAGGCGCCCGGCGCGCAGGTGATCGCGTCGGTGACGTTCATCGCCATCCTGATGACGATCCTGATCCAAGCCCCGACCACGAAGTGGCTGGCGGGCAGGTTGGGCCTTCTCGAAGAGGGGCAGCCCTGA
- a CDS encoding NAD(P)/FAD-dependent oxidoreductase yields MQVLVIGAGVVGLAIARQAALAGHEVIVAEATGGIGNGVSSRNSEVVHAGMYYPTGSLRAKHCVRGRRMLYEFCASHGVPHKKVGKLIVAVDEKQTAKIEGVAKQGEINGVEGLEFLGGNAARAMEPALHCVAALLSSETGIIDSHGFMLALEGDLEDRGGMIAFNTPAEGLRRIPDGWEVRFGGAEAGTLVVDAVANSAGLGAQKLARATEGYPEARVPRLVLAKGNYFGFQGRPAFSHLIYPAPVEGGLGTHVTLDMAGRMRFGPDVEWIDEESYTVDPKRADSFYASVRTYFPALPDNSIVPDYCGIRPKLTGKGEPAADFLIDGPAGHGLPRLVNLFGIESPGLTSSLSIAEEVVGQLESA; encoded by the coding sequence ATGCAGGTTCTCGTCATCGGTGCGGGCGTGGTCGGCCTCGCGATCGCGCGGCAAGCTGCGCTCGCCGGCCACGAAGTGATCGTCGCGGAGGCGACCGGCGGCATCGGCAATGGCGTGTCCTCGCGCAACAGCGAGGTGGTCCACGCCGGCATGTACTATCCGACCGGCTCGCTGCGCGCGAAGCACTGCGTGCGCGGGCGCCGCATGCTCTATGAATTCTGCGCCTCGCACGGCGTGCCGCACAAAAAGGTCGGCAAGCTGATCGTTGCGGTGGACGAGAAGCAGACCGCCAAGATCGAGGGCGTCGCCAAGCAGGGCGAGATCAATGGCGTCGAGGGGCTGGAGTTTCTCGGCGGCAATGCGGCGCGCGCGATGGAGCCCGCGCTCCACTGCGTCGCGGCGCTGCTGTCATCCGAAACCGGCATCATCGACAGTCACGGCTTCATGCTGGCGCTGGAGGGCGATCTGGAAGACCGCGGCGGCATGATCGCGTTCAACACCCCGGCAGAAGGCCTGCGGCGCATACCCGACGGTTGGGAAGTGCGCTTTGGTGGAGCCGAGGCGGGCACGCTTGTCGTCGATGCAGTGGCGAACTCGGCAGGGCTCGGTGCGCAGAAGCTCGCGCGCGCGACCGAAGGCTACCCGGAGGCGCGCGTGCCACGTCTCGTGCTCGCCAAGGGAAACTACTTCGGTTTCCAGGGCCGGCCCGCGTTCTCGCACTTGATCTACCCGGCGCCGGTGGAGGGCGGGCTCGGCACGCACGTGACACTCGACATGGCGGGGCGCATGCGCTTCGGCCCGGACGTCGAATGGATCGATGAGGAAAGCTACACGGTCGATCCGAAGCGGGCGGATTCGTTTTACGCAAGTGTGCGCACGTATTTCCCGGCGCTCCCCGACAATTCGATCGTGCCCGACTATTGCGGCATCCGCCCCAAGCTGACCGGCAAGGGCGAACCTGCCGCCGATTTCCTCATTGACGGCCCGGCCGGTCACGGCCTGCCGCGGCTGGTCAACCTGTTCGGGATCGAGTCGCCCGGCCTGACCTCCTCGCTGTCGATCGCCGAGGAGGTGGTGGGACAGCTGGAGTCCGCATGA